The sequence below is a genomic window from Bradyrhizobium septentrionale.
CGAGCCGGACTGCCGCCGGCGAGGATGCGCGCGACGGCCGCTGGCGTGGCCGGGCCAAGACGGAATGCGGCATCCATACAATGAAGATGTCGTAGCACACGACAAAGCCTTCGCAGTGCGGCGCCTTCGTAGCACAAGCGCGCTGCACGGCCGCAAACAAAGAAAACCGGTTTCGTTGACTTAAAGCCACTTCGCCGCGAGTTATGTCTGGCGTGTTCCCTGACATTCTCGGGTTGAATGGAGACAGAAATGATCCGTCGTATCCTGCCGCTGATCGCGGGATTGTTGTGGGCGAGCTCGGCCTTCGCGGCCGACGTTTCGCTGCTCAACGTGTCCTACGATCCGACCCGCGAGCTCTATGTCGATTTCAACAAGGCGTTCGCGGCGGCCTATCAGAAGGAAACCGGCAAGAGCGTCGAGATCAAGCAGTCGCATGGCGGCTCTGGCTCGCAGGCGCGCTCGGTGATCGACGGATTGCAGGCCGATGTCGTCACGCTGGCGCTCGCCTATGACATCGATGCGATCGCGGGCAAGGGCCTGCTTGCGGCCGATTGGCAGAAGCGGCTGCCGCTCAACGCCTCGCCCTATACCTCGACCATCGTGTTCCTGGTGCGCAAGGGCAACCCCAAGGGCATCAAGGATTGGGATGATTTGATTAAACCCGGCGTCGCCGTGATCACGCCGAACCCGAAGACCTCCGGCGGCGCGCGCTGGAACTATCTGGCCGCCTGGGGCTATGCGCAGAAGAAGTTCGGCTCAGTCGACAAGGCGAAGAAGTTCGTCGCCGATCTCTACCAGAACGTTCCGGTGCTCGACACCGGTGCGCGCGGCTCGACCGTGACCTTCGTCGAGCGCGGTGTCGGCGACGTGCTGCTCGCGTGGGAGAACGAAGCCTTTCTGGCGCAACGCGAATTCGGTCAGGACAAGTTCGAGATCGTGGCCCCGCCGCAGTCGATCCTCGCCGAGCCGCCGGTCGCCCTGGTCGACACGGTTGCCGACAAGAAGGGCACCCGCGCCGTCGCCGAAGCCTATCTGAAGTACTGGTACACCAAGGAAGGCCAGGAGATCGCCGCGCGCAACTCCTACCGGCCGCGCGACCCTGAAATCGCCAAGGAGTACGAAAAATCCTTCGCCAAGGTTGAACTTTTCACCATCGACGACGTTTTTGGTGGTTGGACCAAGGCCCAAAAGGAGCACTTCGCCGAGGGCGGCATTTTCGATCAGATCTACAAGAACTGATCGAGTTATCGTCCGGGCCAAACAGGGGGATTTGTGAGCACAGCGGTTGCACGGCGCAGTACCCTGCCGGGGTTCGGTCTCACCATGGGACTGACCCTGACATGGCTCTCCGTTATCATCCTGATTCCGCTGGCCGCGCTGTTCCTGAAGACGTTCGAGCTCAGCCTCGATCAGTTCTGGGCCATCATCACCAGCCGCCGCACCCTGAATGCCCTGAAAATTTCGTTTGGGCTTTCGTTTGCGGCCGCCTGCGTCAATTTGGTGATGGGCACCATCATCGTCTGGGCGCTGGTGCGCTACCGTTTTCCGGGCCGGCGGCTGTTCGACGCCATCGTCGATATTCCATTCGCCTTGCCGACCGCGGTCGCCGGCGTCGCGCTGACGCAATTGTTCGCGCAGAAGGGATGGCTTGGCGCGCCGCTCGCCGAACTCGGCATCAAGGTCGCGTTCACGCCGATCGGCATCTTCATCGCGATGATCTTCATCGGGATTCCCTTCGTGGTGCGCACGGTGCAGCCGGTGCTGATCGATCTCGATCCCGAGATCGAGGAAGCCGCGGCGAGCCTTGGCGCCAACCGCTGGCACACGGTATTTCGCGTCATCCTGCCGAGCCTGATCCCGGCGCTGCTGACCGGCTTTGCGCTGGCCTTTGCCCGCGCCATCGGTGAATACGGTTCGGTGATCTTCATTGCGGGCAATCTGCCCAACGTCTCCGAAATCGCGCCGCTGTTGATCGTGATCCGGCTGTCCGAATTCCGCTATGCCGACGCCACCGCGATCGCGGTCGTGATGCTGGTGGCCTCGTTCCTGATCATCTTCGTGATCAATCGCCTGCAGCGCTGGGCGCAAGCCCGCATTCCCGTGCATTGAGGTTCGAGATGTCGATGCAGACGGGATTGGTGACCTCGACGACGCAACTGCGGACCTACGCGCCGGCAACCGATGTCAGCGTGGCGGCCCCGGCGCCGCGGCTCGAGATCGCGCGCGCGGAGCCGGGCACGGCGCAGCGCAATCTGCGCACCGAGCCCGGTCCGATCCGCTTCATCATCATCGCGCTGGCGATCACCTTCCTCAGCGTGTTCGTCGTGCTGCCGCTGGTCGTCGTGTTTGCGTCGGCCTTCTCGAAAGGGATCGGCGCCTATTTCGCCGCGCTGGCCGAGCCCGAGGCGCTCGCCGCGATCAAGTTGACGCTGCTGATCGCCGCGATCTCGGTCACGCTCAATCTGGTGTTCGGCGTGGTCGCGGCCTGGGCGATCTCGAAGTTCGAATTCACCGGCAAGACCTTCCTGATCACGCTGATCGATTTGCCGTTCTCGGTCTCGCCCGTGATCTCCGGCCTGGTCTTCGTGCTGCTGTTCGGCGCGCAGGGCTATTTCGGTCCGTGGCTGCAGGCGCACAACGTCCACATCCTGTTCGCGGTGCCCGGAATCGCGCTGGCGACGATCTTCGTCACCTTCCCGTTCGTGGCGCGCGCGCTGATCCCGCTGATGCAGGAGCAGGGCACCCAGGAGGAGGAGGCGGCGATCTCGCTCGGCGCCTCCGGCCTGCAGACCTTCTTCCGCGTGACGCTCCCCAACATCAAATGGGGCCTGCTGTACGGCGTCCTGCTCTGCAACGCGCGCGCGATGGGCGAGTTCGGTGCGGTGTCGGTCGTCTCCGGCCACATCCGCGGCGAGACCAACACGATGCCGCTCCTGGTCGAGATTCTCTACAACGAATATCAGTTCGTCGCGTCGTTCGCGATCGCGTCGCTGCTGGCGATGCTGGCGCTGATCACGCTGGTGGCGAAGACCGTTCTCGAGCAAAGGCTCGACGAGGCAGAGGTGCCCGATGGCGATTGAAGTCAAGAATATCGTAAAGACGTTCGGCAGCTTTGCCGCGCTCGACAATGT
It includes:
- a CDS encoding sulfate ABC transporter substrate-binding protein; the protein is MIRRILPLIAGLLWASSAFAADVSLLNVSYDPTRELYVDFNKAFAAAYQKETGKSVEIKQSHGGSGSQARSVIDGLQADVVTLALAYDIDAIAGKGLLAADWQKRLPLNASPYTSTIVFLVRKGNPKGIKDWDDLIKPGVAVITPNPKTSGGARWNYLAAWGYAQKKFGSVDKAKKFVADLYQNVPVLDTGARGSTVTFVERGVGDVLLAWENEAFLAQREFGQDKFEIVAPPQSILAEPPVALVDTVADKKGTRAVAEAYLKYWYTKEGQEIAARNSYRPRDPEIAKEYEKSFAKVELFTIDDVFGGWTKAQKEHFAEGGIFDQIYKN
- the cysT gene encoding sulfate ABC transporter permease subunit CysT, producing the protein MPGFGLTMGLTLTWLSVIILIPLAALFLKTFELSLDQFWAIITSRRTLNALKISFGLSFAAACVNLVMGTIIVWALVRYRFPGRRLFDAIVDIPFALPTAVAGVALTQLFAQKGWLGAPLAELGIKVAFTPIGIFIAMIFIGIPFVVRTVQPVLIDLDPEIEEAAASLGANRWHTVFRVILPSLIPALLTGFALAFARAIGEYGSVIFIAGNLPNVSEIAPLLIVIRLSEFRYADATAIAVVMLVASFLIIFVINRLQRWAQARIPVH
- the cysW gene encoding sulfate ABC transporter permease subunit CysW; its protein translation is MSMQTGLVTSTTQLRTYAPATDVSVAAPAPRLEIARAEPGTAQRNLRTEPGPIRFIIIALAITFLSVFVVLPLVVVFASAFSKGIGAYFAALAEPEALAAIKLTLLIAAISVTLNLVFGVVAAWAISKFEFTGKTFLITLIDLPFSVSPVISGLVFVLLFGAQGYFGPWLQAHNVHILFAVPGIALATIFVTFPFVARALIPLMQEQGTQEEEAAISLGASGLQTFFRVTLPNIKWGLLYGVLLCNARAMGEFGAVSVVSGHIRGETNTMPLLVEILYNEYQFVASFAIASLLAMLALITLVAKTVLEQRLDEAEVPDGD